A genomic stretch from Desulfohalobium retbaense DSM 5692 includes:
- a CDS encoding TrmH family RNA methyltransferase — MTDPKSHPRPRTEAREKRIREVLARRQKDLTLVMNNIHDPHNVAAIMRSCDAFGVPDVHLLYTSEAFPALGRRASASARKWVGRHHHTSSEALAGHLRDHGMRILSTSCSPSARPLPEWEFTSPTAIVLGNEHRGVDPALRSHIDGELFIPMQGMVQSFNVSVAAAIILYEAWRQRNRHGLYDHPSYSPEELETRYQQWIAK; from the coding sequence ATGACAGACCCGAAATCCCATCCGCGTCCCCGTACAGAAGCCCGGGAAAAACGTATCAGAGAGGTCCTGGCCCGGCGGCAAAAGGATCTAACCCTGGTCATGAACAATATCCACGACCCCCACAACGTCGCTGCCATCATGCGCAGCTGTGACGCGTTCGGGGTTCCCGACGTCCATCTGCTGTACACCTCTGAAGCCTTCCCAGCCCTGGGGCGCCGGGCCTCGGCCTCAGCGCGAAAATGGGTCGGCCGCCACCACCATACCAGTTCAGAGGCGTTGGCGGGCCACCTCCGCGACCACGGGATGCGCATCCTGAGCACGAGTTGCAGCCCTTCCGCCCGACCTCTGCCGGAATGGGAGTTCACAAGTCCCACGGCCATCGTCCTGGGCAATGAACACCGAGGGGTCGATCCCGCCCTGCGCTCGCACATCGACGGCGAACTGTTCATCCCCATGCAGGGGATGGTCCAGAGCTTTAACGTCTCTGTGGCCGCAGCGATTATCCTTTACGAGGCGTGGCGGCAACGCAACCGTCACGGGCTCTACGACCACCCCTCCTATTCTCCTGAGGAACTCGAAACCCGCTACCAGCAGTGGATTGCCAAATAG
- the glgP gene encoding alpha-glucan family phosphorylase — MQPLQIYSVIPKLPTALQPLWELAYNVWYDWKHEIWDFFSQIDHALWQECQNNPVLFLNRLPQPTLEELAQDTFFVDRLHEIHTSLREYLTTSSEHVIFDHARTGQPVVAYFSAEYGLSHSIPIYSGGLGILAGDHLKSASDLNLPLVGIGLAYQHGYFRQYLTPDGWQQERYPVNDFEQLPMSLVQTEHGAPLLVHVPVKERSLAARVWRINVGRIALYLLDANTPENPRELRDLTSRLYGGGDEMRLQQEILLGIGGIRLLRQLDLSPDVIHLNEGHSAFAGLERIRDLMRDKGLPFEAAKEVVASSSVFTTHTPVPAGNDRFAPPMIREYFQSYSQELRLSHEAFLGLGRENPSDEHETFCMTVLALNLSRFNNGVSKRHGEVSRTMWRRNWPQYPVEDVPIGSITNGVHISSWVSRDFALLFDRYLGSNWREDPDCDRLWRQGEAIPDTELWRTHIRLKEQLVDFVRERLKQQVLARSGRPREALLAEEVLDPAVLTIGFGRRFATYKRADLLFRDTQRLIALLNDTEQPIQLIFSGKAHPRDNEGKRLIQKIVELSQSEECRHRLVFLEDYDMEIARHLLQGCDVWLNTPRPPLEACGTSGMKAAANGVLVASTLDGWWGEAYKSDNSLGWSIGRGEVYDDPEYQDFVESQIIYQLLEKDIIPLFYDRGKGNIPREWIRRMKKGLMELVPRFNAHRMVEEYAKFAYQPAHTNYHSLSSEDFQAARNLASWRLSVAEKWGSLSLRNVRAAEQSEVFVEQGIEVQAEVYLDGLSPEEVRVEIYAGPLNPEGQFIRRTTSLMTSVQVLEDGWHLYKGTTKPAESGRFGFTVRLLPHYPLAMDPHAVGLIRWAVQGK; from the coding sequence ATGCAACCGCTTCAAATTTATAGCGTTATCCCCAAACTTCCCACTGCCCTCCAGCCGCTTTGGGAGCTGGCCTACAATGTCTGGTATGATTGGAAACACGAAATCTGGGACTTCTTCTCCCAGATAGACCACGCTTTATGGCAGGAATGCCAGAACAACCCGGTACTCTTTCTCAATCGTCTGCCCCAGCCCACCCTGGAGGAATTGGCCCAGGACACCTTTTTTGTTGACCGCCTGCACGAGATCCACACCAGCTTGCGTGAATACCTGACCACCTCCTCGGAACATGTCATCTTCGACCACGCCCGGACCGGGCAGCCTGTGGTCGCCTACTTCAGTGCCGAATACGGGCTGAGTCACAGCATACCGATCTATTCTGGAGGATTGGGCATACTCGCCGGGGACCATCTCAAATCAGCCAGCGATCTGAATCTTCCGCTGGTCGGGATCGGACTGGCCTACCAGCATGGCTATTTCCGGCAATACCTGACCCCAGACGGCTGGCAACAGGAAAGGTATCCGGTCAACGATTTCGAACAACTCCCTATGTCGCTGGTCCAGACAGAGCACGGCGCCCCGCTGCTCGTCCATGTCCCCGTCAAGGAGCGCTCCCTGGCCGCCCGGGTCTGGCGCATCAACGTGGGCCGGATTGCCCTGTATCTGCTCGACGCCAATACTCCGGAAAACCCGCGTGAACTCAGAGATCTGACCTCCCGCCTCTATGGCGGCGGGGATGAAATGCGGCTCCAGCAGGAAATTCTCCTGGGCATCGGCGGAATCCGCCTGCTTCGACAGCTTGATCTCTCTCCGGATGTCATCCACTTGAATGAGGGGCACTCGGCCTTTGCGGGGCTGGAACGCATTCGGGATCTGATGCGCGACAAGGGCTTGCCCTTTGAAGCGGCCAAAGAGGTCGTAGCCTCGAGTTCCGTGTTCACCACACACACACCGGTTCCGGCCGGAAACGACCGCTTTGCACCGCCCATGATCCGGGAATATTTTCAGTCCTACAGCCAGGAATTGCGTCTCTCTCACGAAGCCTTCCTCGGCTTGGGCAGAGAAAACCCCTCGGACGAACATGAAACTTTCTGCATGACCGTACTGGCCCTGAATCTCTCCCGCTTCAACAACGGGGTCAGCAAGCGCCATGGCGAAGTCTCGCGCACCATGTGGCGCCGCAACTGGCCCCAATACCCCGTGGAAGACGTCCCCATCGGATCCATCACCAATGGAGTGCATATTTCCTCCTGGGTCTCACGGGATTTTGCCCTGCTCTTTGACCGCTACCTGGGCTCGAATTGGCGGGAAGATCCTGATTGCGACCGGCTCTGGCGCCAGGGCGAGGCTATTCCGGACACTGAACTGTGGCGGACACATATCCGGCTCAAGGAACAACTCGTGGATTTTGTCCGTGAACGGCTCAAACAGCAGGTTCTGGCTCGGAGTGGCCGCCCCCGGGAGGCACTGCTGGCTGAGGAGGTCCTCGATCCCGCTGTGCTGACCATCGGCTTTGGCCGCCGCTTTGCGACTTACAAGCGCGCGGACCTGCTCTTTCGCGACACCCAGCGGCTGATCGCCCTGCTCAATGACACCGAACAGCCGATCCAGCTCATTTTTTCCGGCAAAGCCCACCCCCGGGACAACGAAGGGAAACGGCTGATCCAAAAAATCGTGGAGCTCTCGCAGTCTGAGGAATGCCGGCACCGCCTCGTCTTCCTCGAGGACTACGACATGGAGATCGCCCGCCATCTCCTGCAGGGGTGCGACGTCTGGCTCAACACCCCGCGCCCCCCGCTTGAGGCGTGCGGCACCAGTGGCATGAAAGCTGCTGCCAACGGGGTCCTGGTGGCCAGCACCCTGGACGGCTGGTGGGGCGAGGCCTACAAAAGCGACAATAGCCTCGGCTGGTCCATTGGACGCGGCGAGGTCTATGACGACCCCGAATACCAGGATTTCGTCGAAAGCCAGATCATCTATCAACTTTTGGAAAAAGATATCATCCCGCTCTTTTACGATCGCGGCAAAGGCAATATCCCCCGGGAATGGATACGGCGCATGAAAAAAGGGCTCATGGAGCTGGTACCCCGCTTCAACGCCCATCGCATGGTTGAAGAATACGCCAAATTCGCCTATCAGCCGGCACATACCAATTACCACAGCCTGTCCAGCGAAGATTTCCAGGCGGCGCGGAATCTGGCCAGCTGGCGTCTCTCCGTGGCCGAGAAATGGGGGTCATTGAGTTTACGCAATGTCCGCGCAGCAGAACAAAGCGAAGTCTTTGTCGAACAGGGGATCGAGGTTCAGGCCGAAGTCTATCTGGACGGGTTGAGCCCCGAGGAGGTCCGGGTGGAGATCTACGCTGGCCCCCTTAACCCGGAAGGGCAGTTCATCCGGCGCACGACCTCCTTGATGACCTCGGTCCAGGTCCTGGAAGACGGCTGGCATCTGTACAAGGGCACCACGAAACCAGCGGAGAGCGGCCGTTTCGGATTTACGGTTCGTCTTCTGCCGCACTACCCCTTGGCAATGGACCCCCACGCCGTAGGCCTCATCCGTTGGGCGGTACAAGGCAAATAG
- a CDS encoding MATE family efflux transporter: MAILQRFAARSHKGATRMIWQLAWPQLLMMFFHFWLGFTDVFVAGRLSDQVQASLGIITQSLFFFLVVAMALANGAVASISQSLGAGRDKRAARYAMLGIALVVLASSLLVLVAIPLNGPLLTLLRVPEAIRPITDYFLKVYLLLLPPYYLFIMGNAIFRAQKQVHLPLLAMILVTTVNILGDFGLGFGLWGLPRMGYKGLAWATFFSVSAGALFDLFILARRGWLRPSHFPPLRWIRRGLPYLFQVAWPAGMLQILWHSGYLVIYALTASLPHGNITALAALTAGLRLESILFLPAFAFNMTASILVGHYLGAGDVDGARGIGWRTWGLGCGAITLLTACLWMAIDPLSAVLAPQAAVQAETARYLQFNFLAIPFTVTSMIFGGVFNGAGATRYNMKTIGGTVWLVRIPCAYILGHLLLGTATGIWAAMLISQSLQAIIMLYLFKNKDWFRFSMHAHKLQPSTGVRHAAHFPATLPSKSK; the protein is encoded by the coding sequence ATGGCCATTTTACAACGTTTTGCCGCCCGCTCCCACAAAGGCGCTACCCGAATGATCTGGCAATTGGCATGGCCCCAATTGCTGATGATGTTTTTCCATTTCTGGCTCGGGTTCACCGACGTCTTTGTCGCCGGACGGTTGAGCGACCAGGTCCAGGCCTCCCTGGGCATTATCACCCAAAGTCTGTTTTTCTTTCTCGTTGTGGCCATGGCGCTTGCCAACGGGGCTGTCGCCTCCATCAGCCAATCGCTTGGGGCCGGGCGAGACAAACGGGCAGCGCGCTACGCCATGCTGGGGATCGCCCTGGTCGTCCTGGCCAGCAGTCTCCTGGTGCTGGTGGCCATCCCGCTGAACGGACCGCTGCTGACCCTGCTGCGTGTCCCGGAAGCTATCCGCCCCATCACCGACTATTTCCTCAAAGTCTACCTGCTCCTGTTGCCCCCGTATTATCTCTTTATCATGGGCAACGCCATTTTTCGGGCCCAAAAACAGGTCCATTTACCGCTCCTGGCCATGATCCTGGTCACCACCGTCAATATTCTCGGTGACTTCGGTTTGGGATTTGGTCTGTGGGGGTTGCCGCGCATGGGCTATAAAGGCCTGGCCTGGGCCACCTTTTTCTCCGTCAGTGCCGGGGCCCTGTTCGACCTGTTCATCCTGGCCCGCCGCGGCTGGCTCCGGCCCAGCCACTTCCCGCCGCTACGCTGGATCCGTCGCGGTTTGCCCTATCTCTTTCAGGTCGCGTGGCCGGCTGGCATGCTCCAGATCCTGTGGCACAGCGGCTACCTGGTCATCTATGCCCTGACAGCCAGCTTGCCCCACGGGAATATCACTGCCTTGGCCGCCCTCACGGCAGGATTGCGACTGGAATCGATCCTCTTCCTGCCCGCTTTTGCTTTCAATATGACCGCCTCGATTCTTGTCGGGCACTACCTGGGTGCCGGCGATGTGGACGGAGCTCGCGGCATCGGCTGGCGTACCTGGGGTCTTGGTTGCGGGGCCATCACCCTGCTCACCGCCTGTCTGTGGATGGCCATCGATCCCTTGTCCGCGGTCCTGGCGCCCCAAGCCGCAGTTCAAGCCGAAACAGCACGCTATCTGCAGTTCAATTTTCTGGCCATCCCCTTCACGGTGACCAGCATGATTTTCGGCGGTGTCTTTAACGGCGCCGGAGCCACGCGCTACAACATGAAGACCATCGGTGGCACGGTCTGGCTGGTGCGCATCCCCTGCGCCTATATTCTAGGCCATCTCCTGCTGGGCACGGCAACCGGGATCTGGGCGGCGATGCTCATTTCCCAGAGCCTGCAGGCCATCATCATGCTCTACCTGTTCAAAAACAAAGATTGGTTCCGCTTCAGTATGCACGCTCACAAACTGCAACCGAGCACAGGAGTTCGGCATGCCGCTCACTTTCCGGCCACTCTCCCTTCAAAATCTAAATAA
- the dut gene encoding dUTP diphosphatase — protein MRHCIDVDIKLLHELWQDYTLDYATEQSVGLDLRACIDAAAIDLAPGERYAFPSGVALQIREPGYAGFVFSRSGLGTKQGLVVSQGVGVIDPDYRGEILVSLLNTSKYSRQVVRGERIAQLVFLPAMQARLHMVDVLQDTGRGDGGFGHSGRC, from the coding sequence ATGAGACACTGTATTGACGTCGATATCAAGCTCCTGCATGAGCTGTGGCAGGATTATACTCTGGACTATGCCACGGAACAGTCTGTGGGCTTGGATTTGCGGGCTTGCATAGACGCTGCGGCGATCGACCTTGCCCCGGGCGAGCGGTATGCGTTCCCCAGCGGGGTCGCCCTCCAGATACGGGAACCCGGCTATGCCGGGTTCGTTTTTTCCCGAAGCGGGTTGGGCACCAAACAGGGTTTGGTCGTCAGTCAGGGCGTGGGGGTCATCGACCCGGATTATCGGGGAGAGATCCTCGTCTCCCTTTTGAACACTTCGAAATACTCCCGCCAAGTGGTTCGAGGGGAGCGTATTGCCCAATTGGTCTTTTTGCCAGCGATGCAGGCTCGGTTGCACATGGTCGATGTTTTGCAGGACACAGGGCGGGGCGACGGCGGTTTTGGACATTCCGGACGCTGCTAG
- a CDS encoding 4Fe-4S binding protein has protein sequence MSTPNTHHYIVYSSPAGTTAQAALTLSIVIEDATGREPVRIDLGAVARGETVLPETTFPACLWVGSPVYAKHAVPPVTRFLDQLPRAETGFAVPFVTWGGVSSGTALEEMAAQCHVKGYKLLGGAKVLSAHSSLWRETTPLGAGHPNNEDEGLLRILAERVLLKLDHLNADTWLAPELFSYQPPKEREASRNISMDTVKAHKPALELDTELCTQCGICAMSCPAGAISLEPWPTIGAACFCCDMCRRWCPTGALSRADANPGDRLRLMAAQRGEKPGTRILY, from the coding sequence ATGTCGACACCGAATACGCACCACTACATCGTGTACAGTTCCCCGGCCGGGACCACTGCCCAGGCCGCCCTGACTTTATCCATCGTCATCGAAGACGCGACCGGTCGCGAGCCGGTGCGGATTGATCTCGGCGCTGTCGCCCGCGGGGAAACGGTGCTTCCAGAAACCACCTTTCCGGCCTGTCTGTGGGTCGGTTCGCCTGTCTACGCCAAGCATGCCGTGCCGCCGGTTACCCGTTTTCTGGATCAGCTCCCCAGGGCCGAAACCGGCTTTGCAGTGCCTTTTGTCACCTGGGGCGGGGTGAGCAGCGGCACTGCTCTTGAAGAGATGGCCGCCCAATGCCACGTCAAGGGCTACAAGCTGTTGGGCGGCGCCAAGGTCCTTTCTGCCCACTCCAGCCTCTGGCGGGAAACCACCCCATTGGGAGCCGGTCATCCAAACAATGAGGATGAGGGGCTGCTACGCATCCTTGCCGAACGGGTTCTGCTCAAACTCGATCACTTGAACGCCGACACCTGGCTTGCACCGGAATTGTTTTCCTATCAGCCCCCCAAAGAACGCGAAGCCAGCCGGAACATCTCCATGGACACCGTGAAAGCGCACAAGCCCGCTCTGGAACTCGACACCGAGCTCTGCACCCAGTGCGGCATCTGCGCCATGAGTTGCCCGGCCGGGGCCATCTCTCTTGAGCCGTGGCCGACAATCGGCGCCGCCTGTTTTTGCTGTGATATGTGCCGACGCTGGTGCCCCACAGGCGCATTGAGCCGGGCAGACGCCAATCCTGGCGACCGCTTGCGACTCATGGCCGCACAGCGCGGTGAAAAGCCGGGAACCCGAATTTTGTATTAG
- the groES gene encoding co-chaperone GroES, translating to MNLKPLHDRVLVKRVQEEETTKGGIIIPDTAKEKPIKGEIVAAGPGKVADDGKRIEMTVKTGDKVMFNKYAGTEVKIDGEEFLVMREDDILATIED from the coding sequence ATGAACCTGAAACCGCTGCACGACCGCGTTCTTGTCAAACGCGTCCAGGAAGAAGAAACCACCAAGGGCGGCATCATCATCCCCGACACCGCCAAGGAAAAGCCCATCAAAGGCGAAATCGTGGCTGCCGGTCCGGGCAAGGTCGCTGATGACGGCAAGCGCATCGAAATGACCGTCAAGACCGGGGACAAGGTCATGTTCAACAAATATGCCGGCACGGAAGTCAAGATCGACGGCGAGGAATTCCTCGTTATGCGCGAAGACGACATCCTGGCCACCATTGAAGACTAA
- a CDS encoding winged helix-turn-helix domain-containing protein produces MDENDPKVTLRMHTWFDSERGMLFSHGRVLLLQKVVEEGSLNKAAQAMGMSYRAAWGKIKKTEAALGAPLLEKASGRKGFELSPLGEKLLETFTAWQKEVEEFALKRANELFDWEVHRYVRVPKQKRPRKK; encoded by the coding sequence ATGGACGAAAACGATCCCAAGGTCACCCTGCGGATGCACACGTGGTTTGATTCGGAACGGGGCATGCTTTTTAGCCACGGCCGGGTCTTGTTGTTGCAAAAGGTGGTCGAGGAGGGGTCCCTCAATAAAGCGGCCCAGGCCATGGGGATGTCCTATCGGGCGGCCTGGGGCAAAATCAAGAAAACCGAAGCCGCTTTGGGCGCTCCGCTTTTGGAAAAAGCCAGTGGGCGCAAGGGGTTTGAGCTTTCACCGCTGGGAGAGAAGCTCCTTGAGACATTTACGGCTTGGCAAAAAGAGGTTGAGGAGTTTGCTCTCAAGCGGGCGAACGAACTTTTCGATTGGGAGGTGCACCGGTACGTCAGGGTCCCGAAGCAAAAGCGGCCCCGGAAAAAGTAA
- the groL gene encoding chaperonin GroEL (60 kDa chaperone family; promotes refolding of misfolded polypeptides especially under stressful conditions; forms two stacked rings of heptamers to form a barrel-shaped 14mer; ends can be capped by GroES; misfolded proteins enter the barrel where they are refolded when GroES binds) yields MAAKTIKFGVKAREQLQQGVDQLAQAVKVTLGPKGRNVVIEKSFGSPTITKDGVTVAREIELEDKFENMGAQMVKEVASKTSDVAGDGTTTATILAQKIFSEGLKLVAAGRNPMAIKRGIDKAVEAINKELADFAKPTRDQKEIAQIGTISANNDPTIGNIIAEAMNKVGKEGVITVEEAKGLDTTLDVVEGMQFDRGYLSPYFVTDSEKMVAELEDPLILINEKKISNMKDLLPVLEQVAKMNKPLMIIAEEIEGEALATLVVNKLRGTLQVAAVKAPGFGERRKAMLQDIAVLTGGSVISEDVGTKLENATVNDLGSAKRINIDKENTTIVDGAGSSDDIKARIKQIRAEIDETTSDYDREKLQERLAKIVGGVAVINVGAATETEMKEKKARVEDALNATRAAVEEGIVPGGGVAFIRTQHAANSVKPADEDEKAGVDVVRAAVVEPLRQICANAGFEGALIVEKVREHKDGYGFNAATGEFEDLLKAGVIDPKKVSRTALQNAASVASLLLTTEAAIADKPEDKDSGGAPAGGGMPGMGGMGGMY; encoded by the coding sequence ATGGCTGCGAAGACCATCAAATTTGGCGTAAAAGCCCGCGAACAGCTGCAACAGGGTGTGGACCAACTGGCTCAGGCCGTAAAGGTCACCCTTGGCCCCAAAGGCCGTAATGTCGTTATTGAAAAGTCCTTCGGTTCCCCCACGATCACCAAGGACGGTGTCACCGTTGCCCGCGAGATCGAACTCGAGGACAAGTTTGAAAATATGGGCGCTCAGATGGTCAAGGAAGTGGCCAGCAAGACCAGCGACGTTGCTGGTGACGGCACCACCACCGCCACAATCCTGGCCCAGAAAATTTTCAGCGAAGGCTTGAAGCTTGTTGCCGCCGGCCGGAACCCCATGGCCATCAAGCGCGGCATCGACAAGGCCGTTGAAGCCATCAACAAAGAATTGGCCGACTTCGCCAAGCCGACCCGCGACCAGAAAGAGATCGCCCAGATCGGCACTATCTCCGCCAACAACGATCCGACCATCGGCAACATCATTGCCGAGGCCATGAACAAGGTTGGCAAGGAAGGCGTTATCACCGTGGAAGAGGCCAAGGGCCTGGACACCACCCTGGACGTGGTCGAAGGCATGCAGTTCGACCGCGGCTACCTCTCCCCCTATTTCGTGACCGACTCCGAAAAAATGGTTGCCGAGTTGGAAGATCCGCTCATCCTCATCAATGAGAAGAAGATCTCCAACATGAAAGACCTCCTGCCCGTGCTGGAGCAGGTGGCCAAAATGAACAAGCCGCTGATGATCATCGCCGAGGAAATCGAAGGCGAAGCCCTGGCCACCCTCGTGGTCAACAAGCTGCGCGGCACCCTGCAGGTCGCTGCGGTCAAGGCCCCCGGCTTTGGCGAACGCCGTAAGGCCATGCTCCAGGACATCGCCGTTTTGACCGGCGGCAGCGTCATTTCCGAAGATGTGGGCACCAAGCTTGAAAATGCCACGGTCAACGACCTCGGCAGCGCCAAGCGCATCAACATCGACAAAGAAAACACCACCATCGTGGACGGCGCTGGCTCCTCCGACGACATCAAGGCCCGCATCAAGCAGATCCGCGCTGAGATCGACGAAACCACCTCCGATTACGATCGCGAAAAGCTCCAGGAGCGTTTGGCCAAGATCGTCGGCGGTGTGGCCGTGATCAATGTCGGCGCTGCGACCGAAACCGAAATGAAAGAAAAGAAGGCCCGCGTCGAAGACGCCCTGAACGCTACCCGCGCTGCCGTTGAAGAAGGCATCGTGCCTGGTGGCGGCGTGGCCTTCATCCGCACCCAGCATGCCGCTAATTCCGTCAAACCGGCCGACGAAGACGAAAAGGCCGGTGTCGATGTGGTCCGCGCCGCTGTGGTCGAACCCCTGCGTCAGATTTGCGCCAATGCTGGCTTCGAAGGCGCCTTAATCGTGGAAAAAGTCCGCGAGCACAAGGACGGCTACGGCTTTAACGCCGCCACTGGCGAATTCGAAGACCTGCTCAAGGCCGGTGTCATTGATCCTAAAAAGGTCTCCCGCACCGCCCTGCAGAACGCCGCTTCCGTCGCCTCCCTCTTGCTGACCACGGAAGCTGCCATTGCCGACAAACCTGAAGACAAGGACAGCGGTGGCGCTCCTGCCGGTGGCGGTATGCCCGGCATGGGCGGCATGGGCGGCATGTACTAA
- a CDS encoding DUF2156 domain-containing protein: MPLTFRPLSLQNLNNYATLLHQTPQKASDYSFANLWAWQEEYDLQWAWSATHNLVWIRQNRPEPVYWAPVGPWQEIDWARAVAELPDVKTVPFIRVPAQLGELWQTALPGRVTLAEEEDHWDYIYAVQDLIALRGNKFHKKKNLLKQFHKKYDFRYVPLTSERCEQALTLQAEWCMWRDCEASTTLESENQAIVKVLTDWDRLPGLMGAGLQADGHMIAFTVAEPLDEETVVIHFEKACPTYKGVYQAINQMFLENDASDFTYVNREQDLGDEGLRKAKKSYNPCGYLKKVQARIAGAPDGDR, encoded by the coding sequence ATGCCGCTCACTTTCCGGCCACTCTCCCTTCAAAATCTAAATAATTACGCTACGCTTTTGCACCAAACGCCCCAAAAGGCGTCAGATTACAGTTTTGCCAATCTCTGGGCCTGGCAGGAAGAATACGACCTGCAATGGGCGTGGTCAGCAACCCACAATCTGGTCTGGATCCGGCAAAACAGGCCCGAACCGGTGTACTGGGCTCCTGTGGGGCCGTGGCAGGAGATCGATTGGGCCCGCGCCGTGGCGGAACTTCCCGATGTAAAGACCGTCCCGTTTATCCGCGTTCCCGCTCAACTTGGCGAGTTGTGGCAGACCGCGCTGCCCGGTCGCGTGACCCTGGCCGAGGAGGAAGACCACTGGGATTATATCTACGCGGTCCAGGACCTGATTGCCCTGCGGGGCAACAAATTCCACAAAAAAAAGAACCTGCTCAAACAATTCCACAAAAAATACGACTTCCGCTATGTCCCCCTGACCTCCGAGCGGTGCGAACAGGCTCTGACTTTGCAGGCCGAATGGTGCATGTGGCGCGATTGTGAGGCGTCGACCACCTTGGAATCCGAGAATCAGGCTATTGTCAAAGTGCTCACCGACTGGGATCGCTTGCCCGGACTAATGGGTGCCGGCCTTCAGGCCGATGGGCATATGATCGCCTTCACCGTCGCGGAGCCTTTGGACGAGGAAACGGTGGTCATCCACTTCGAAAAGGCCTGCCCGACCTACAAGGGGGTCTACCAGGCCATCAACCAGATGTTCCTCGAAAATGACGCCTCGGACTTCACCTACGTCAATCGCGAACAGGATCTGGGGGACGAAGGACTTCGCAAAGCCAAAAAATCCTATAATCCTTGCGGATATCTTAAAAAAGTCCAAGCCCGCATTGCCGGGGCCCCCGACGGTGATCGCTAA
- the aroC gene encoding chorismate synthase has product MSGNTFGHLFSLTTFGESHGPALGGVVHGCPAGLHLDEAAVQQELDRRRPGQGKTSTPRRESDKVQLLSGIFEGVTTGTPIGFSIANENQRTSDYEAMRGIYRPGHADFTYMAKYGHRDHRGGGRSSGRETVSRVVGGAIAQVFLAQHNIQAQAYTQEFGGIQAETIAPDKAHELPYFAPDPSVVELWDKRVSEIKKAGDTLGGIVEIQIHGVPPGLGEPVFDKLDARLAAACMSVGAVKSVEIGCGRQAARLTGSENNEPPDPALTHRNNAGGILGGISNGAPIVLRAAVKPIPSIAQEQEVATAEKTLAPFTIGGRHDISAIPRIVPVLKAMALLTIADMLLLQRSARSEGSPPATV; this is encoded by the coding sequence ATGTCCGGCAACACCTTCGGGCATCTGTTCAGTCTGACCACTTTCGGAGAATCCCACGGCCCCGCCCTCGGCGGTGTGGTCCACGGCTGTCCCGCTGGCCTGCACCTGGACGAAGCGGCGGTCCAACAGGAACTCGACAGACGCCGCCCGGGACAGGGCAAAACAAGCACCCCCCGGCGGGAGTCAGATAAAGTCCAACTCTTGTCTGGCATCTTTGAAGGGGTAACCACCGGCACCCCGATCGGCTTCAGTATTGCCAATGAAAACCAGCGCACCTCGGATTACGAGGCCATGCGCGGCATCTATCGCCCTGGGCACGCTGATTTCACCTACATGGCCAAATACGGGCACCGCGACCACCGCGGCGGAGGGCGCTCCTCGGGCCGGGAAACCGTGAGCCGTGTTGTTGGTGGCGCCATCGCCCAGGTCTTCCTCGCCCAGCACAACATCCAGGCCCAGGCCTACACCCAGGAATTCGGTGGCATCCAGGCCGAAACGATCGCTCCGGACAAAGCCCATGAATTGCCCTACTTCGCTCCGGATCCTTCGGTGGTCGAACTGTGGGATAAACGGGTAAGTGAAATAAAAAAGGCGGGAGATACCTTGGGCGGGATTGTGGAGATTCAAATCCACGGTGTTCCGCCCGGGTTGGGCGAACCGGTTTTCGACAAGCTTGACGCCAGGCTCGCGGCTGCCTGCATGTCCGTGGGAGCGGTGAAAAGCGTTGAAATCGGTTGCGGCCGTCAGGCGGCCCGTCTCACGGGCAGCGAAAACAATGAACCGCCCGACCCGGCCCTGACACACCGCAACAACGCCGGCGGCATCCTTGGGGGCATCTCCAATGGAGCTCCGATCGTGCTCCGGGCCGCGGTCAAGCCCATCCCCTCCATTGCCCAGGAGCAGGAGGTGGCCACCGCTGAAAAGACACTGGCTCCGTTCACCATCGGCGGGCGACACGACATCAGCGCCATCCCACGCATCGTACCGGTGTTAAAAGCCATGGCCCTGCTCACCATAGCGGACATGCTCCTGTTGCAGCGAAGCGCCCGGAGCGAAGGATCACCTCCGGCCACCGTATAA